A genomic window from Acidobacteriota bacterium includes:
- a CDS encoding ATP-binding protein yields the protein MTTRHRTTLSIRATLLATAAAVTVYVGVIGMWAVLNLGESAAAAVGVWALVGLVLLIGMTLVIHRRLYTPFAALDEGLARVARGDLETSLPVQREDELGRLTSQFNQMTEGLRGRASDAQLQTAQLAERFGRIFEHSFNDIYVFDSRTLGLLQMNQGALSKLGYEAGQVESLSVLDLLEGYDEAGFRRLARPLERDEQPGILFSATHVRNNGTTYPVDITLQLWKMEEPAVFVAIAQDVAERRRGEMIRVAAQRIAEIALTAPTIEDMFYQIHSVVGELMPARNFYLALYDAISDTINFPYYVDEEDAEVPLPKKPGRGCTEYVLRSGQPLLLTDETFQELAARGEVVLLGPRSADWLGVPLVADGKVIGVLVVQSYGSSPRHSEADLGILQFVSTQVGMAVMRRQAERAIADRRHQLQGILDAAPFGAHYYELRPDGALVFTGANRSADQILHADHSLLAGRDVKEAFPGLASTDVPAIFRRTAADGVPFDLDRLDYDAGGIRGAFEVHAIQTAPRHLAVFFRDITDRIHLEEQVRHAQKMESIGRLAGGVAHDFNNLLTVMLGFAAQAKESLSSHDPARADLEEVEEAGAKAASLTRQLLAFARRQVTEPRLLDLNAVTFGMDKMLRRLIGEDIQLVTRLGGQIWTVLADIGQIEQVIVNLAVNARDAMPRGGTLTIETANASLDIGAANEDADMPPGQYVLLTVDDTGQGMSVDVQEHIFEPFFTTKEMGRGTGLGLATCYGIVKQAGGWIWVSSHLGRGTTFRIYLPRVDAAPETISPSETIERLDGSERVLLVEDEDSVRRVAARVLRQRGYDVTEASDGREALELVNRATDPFDLVLTDVVMPIMGGQELAERLLARGAPVPKILFASGYTEDGIVRQGVLDRNTAFLAKPYTLVALTRKVRATLDGC from the coding sequence GTGACGACTCGACACCGTACCACGCTCTCGATTCGCGCGACGCTGCTGGCGACTGCCGCGGCCGTGACGGTGTACGTCGGCGTGATAGGGATGTGGGCCGTTCTGAACCTCGGGGAGTCGGCCGCGGCGGCGGTCGGCGTGTGGGCGCTGGTCGGCCTGGTCCTGCTGATCGGGATGACGCTGGTCATCCACCGCCGCCTGTACACACCATTCGCCGCACTCGACGAGGGCCTGGCGCGTGTGGCGCGCGGGGATTTGGAGACGTCTCTACCGGTCCAGCGCGAGGATGAGCTTGGCCGGCTGACCTCCCAGTTCAACCAGATGACCGAGGGGCTGCGCGGGCGCGCCAGCGATGCGCAGCTGCAAACGGCCCAACTCGCCGAACGGTTCGGGCGCATCTTCGAACACTCGTTCAACGACATCTACGTGTTCGACTCGCGGACGCTCGGCCTGCTCCAGATGAATCAGGGCGCCCTGTCGAAGCTCGGCTATGAGGCGGGGCAGGTCGAGAGCCTGTCGGTCCTCGACCTGCTCGAGGGTTACGACGAAGCCGGATTCCGCAGACTGGCGCGGCCGCTCGAGCGCGACGAACAGCCCGGCATCCTGTTCTCCGCGACCCATGTGAGGAACAACGGCACGACGTATCCGGTCGATATCACGCTGCAGCTCTGGAAGATGGAGGAACCGGCGGTCTTCGTCGCGATTGCGCAGGACGTGGCCGAACGCCGCCGGGGCGAGATGATCAGGGTGGCGGCGCAGCGAATCGCGGAGATCGCACTGACCGCTCCGACGATCGAGGACATGTTCTACCAGATACACAGCGTGGTCGGCGAGTTGATGCCGGCCCGGAATTTCTATCTCGCCCTCTACGATGCGATCAGCGACACGATCAACTTTCCGTACTACGTCGACGAGGAAGACGCCGAAGTGCCCCTGCCGAAAAAGCCAGGCCGGGGCTGCACCGAGTACGTCCTGCGCAGCGGGCAGCCTCTGCTGCTGACGGATGAGACATTTCAGGAACTCGCGGCCCGCGGCGAGGTGGTCCTGCTTGGCCCGCGTTCGGCCGACTGGCTCGGCGTACCCCTCGTCGCCGACGGCAAGGTCATCGGCGTGCTCGTCGTGCAGAGCTACGGCTCGAGCCCGAGGCATAGCGAGGCGGACCTCGGCATCCTCCAGTTCGTGTCGACTCAGGTGGGCATGGCCGTCATGCGCCGTCAGGCGGAACGGGCGATCGCCGACCGGCGTCACCAGTTGCAGGGCATCCTCGACGCGGCGCCATTTGGCGCCCACTACTACGAGTTGCGGCCGGACGGCGCTCTGGTGTTCACCGGCGCCAACCGGTCGGCCGATCAGATCCTCCATGCCGACCACAGCCTGCTGGCCGGACGGGACGTCAAGGAGGCTTTCCCGGGGCTGGCGTCAACTGACGTGCCCGCGATCTTTCGGCGCACGGCAGCCGATGGCGTGCCCTTCGACCTGGATCGGCTTGACTACGACGCTGGCGGCATCCGCGGCGCCTTTGAAGTTCACGCCATTCAGACGGCGCCCAGGCACTTGGCGGTGTTCTTCCGCGACATTACCGATCGCATCCACCTCGAGGAGCAGGTTCGCCACGCACAGAAGATGGAGAGCATCGGCCGGCTGGCCGGGGGCGTCGCCCACGACTTCAACAATCTCCTGACCGTCATGCTGGGATTTGCCGCTCAGGCCAAGGAAAGCCTGTCGAGCCACGATCCGGCCCGCGCCGATCTGGAGGAGGTCGAAGAAGCGGGCGCCAAGGCCGCTTCGCTGACCAGACAGCTGCTGGCCTTTGCTCGGCGTCAGGTCACCGAGCCTCGCCTGCTTGACCTGAACGCCGTGACGTTCGGGATGGACAAGATGCTGCGGCGGCTGATTGGCGAGGATATCCAGCTGGTCACCCGGCTTGGGGGCCAGATCTGGACCGTGCTGGCCGACATCGGCCAGATCGAACAGGTGATCGTCAACCTGGCCGTCAACGCACGGGATGCCATGCCGCGTGGCGGCACGCTCACCATTGAGACCGCCAACGCGTCGCTCGACATCGGCGCGGCAAACGAGGACGCCGATATGCCGCCCGGTCAGTACGTCCTATTGACGGTGGACGATACCGGCCAGGGCATGTCGGTCGACGTCCAGGAACACATCTTCGAGCCGTTCTTTACGACCAAGGAGATGGGCAGGGGCACCGGGCTGGGACTGGCGACCTGCTATGGCATTGTGAAACAGGCGGGCGGCTGGATCTGGGTGTCCAGCCATCTCGGGCGGGGCACGACCTTCAGGATCTACCTGCCTCGGGTCGACGCGGCGCCCGAGACGATCTCGCCTTCGGAGACGATTGAACGTCTGGACGGCAGCGAACGAGTCCTCCTGGTGGAGGACGAAGACAGCGTGCGCCGGGTGGCAGCCAGGGTGCTGCGTCAGCGCGGCTACGACGTCACCGAGGCGTCTGACGGCCGGGAGGCTCTCGAGTTAGTCAATCGGGCGACCGACCCATTCGATCTCGTGCTGACCGACGTCGTCATGCCGATCATGGGCGGCCAGGAGCTGGCGGAGCGGCTGCTGGCCAGGGGTGCGCCGGTACCGAAGATCCTGTTTGCGTCCGGCTACACTGAAGACGGGATCGTGAGGCAGGGCGTGCTCGATCGGAACACCGCGTTTCTGGCGAAACCCTATACTCTCGTCGCGCTCACGCGTAAGGTACGGGCAACGCTCGACGGCTGCTGA
- a CDS encoding response regulator: MREHALRRFLNKAYVADHAAAVYAAAYFVWMLLRTPGTAATEIISVFAFVPLGLAIGWACWRVGRVPALDRRTRLAWYLLSLSALSLWTTGNLWSLYLLVVNPQHSPAWLDIIEPLNSLLAIAAYLLFPTRTSKPGSRQRARLDVALIVVAGFVLAFHFGVRTMFSQAAPVWGYTVALMVVDWVMFVSAAVGVIQKRDATIRIVLAILLAAHTSSLIGNYWLSDMARYRVGDAVDALWFLAWVLKWAAARVAWHRHRLGLVREDDQADEPGLGFRASVFANVMVGGVFGLLVIQLLGGDRKFLELMGISTLAMVVLLSLRQVAALAENRRLFAAQLAQEARFRSLVHNASDLVLVVDGSGVISYVSPSGVRMFGDHPALRIGARITDLFPLEDAAPLATTPGGIPAGTLHVLTRVETASGEWRDVEVISTDQREDPAVAGMVFTCRDITERRALERKLMHAQKLDAVGRLAGGLAHDLNNVLAAIRGYAELLADELPAGTSAAADLRNIQEASDKASGITKKLLGLSRNQSVQRGTLNLNDVVRGLQPILRQLLTDRIEVRLELDPDAGLVKADLGQMEQVLVNLATNARDAMPAGGLLRVRTANVSIGDDRGKTCTIPPGDYVTLAVTDEGVGMSADVQARVFEPFFTTRPEERGMGLGLPMVREIVEETGGCVTVESKPGRGSTFTVLLPRLGDATKSSSKVPAVEGQTTQTGFVLLVDDEESVRTVARRILQRRGYRVVEAPGGVEALAIAEDMSVPIDVLLTDMVMPGMHGRDLIERFKAIRPDVPVVCVSGFADDNDAAADLGSSVIALVTKPFSSDTLMRALSKIGSR; encoded by the coding sequence ATGAGGGAGCACGCATTGCGCCGGTTCCTGAACAAGGCCTACGTCGCTGACCACGCCGCCGCAGTCTACGCAGCCGCGTATTTCGTCTGGATGCTGCTGCGCACGCCCGGCACGGCCGCGACCGAAATCATCAGCGTCTTTGCCTTCGTGCCGCTCGGTCTGGCGATTGGCTGGGCCTGCTGGCGAGTGGGCCGCGTTCCTGCTCTCGATCGCCGGACTCGGCTGGCTTGGTACCTCCTCTCGCTGTCCGCTCTCTCGCTCTGGACAACGGGCAATCTCTGGTCCCTCTACCTGCTGGTGGTGAACCCGCAGCATTCGCCGGCGTGGCTCGACATCATCGAGCCGCTGAACTCGCTGCTGGCGATTGCCGCCTATCTGCTGTTTCCGACGAGGACCTCCAAACCCGGGAGCCGGCAGCGCGCGCGGCTCGATGTCGCACTGATTGTCGTGGCCGGTTTCGTCCTCGCGTTCCACTTTGGCGTGCGAACCATGTTCAGCCAGGCCGCCCCGGTCTGGGGTTACACGGTCGCCCTGATGGTGGTCGATTGGGTGATGTTCGTGTCGGCCGCCGTTGGCGTCATCCAGAAGCGCGACGCGACGATTCGGATCGTCCTGGCCATATTGCTGGCGGCACACACGTCGAGCCTGATCGGAAACTACTGGCTGAGCGACATGGCGCGGTACCGCGTCGGGGATGCGGTTGACGCGCTGTGGTTCCTCGCGTGGGTCCTGAAATGGGCAGCCGCGCGCGTGGCCTGGCATCGCCATCGGCTCGGGCTGGTGCGGGAGGACGACCAGGCAGACGAACCCGGGCTTGGATTCCGCGCCAGCGTCTTCGCCAATGTCATGGTGGGTGGCGTGTTCGGCCTGCTGGTCATCCAGTTGCTCGGAGGCGATCGGAAGTTCCTCGAGCTGATGGGGATCTCGACGCTGGCGATGGTGGTTCTTCTGTCTCTCCGGCAGGTGGCGGCTCTGGCCGAGAACCGGCGTCTGTTCGCGGCCCAACTCGCGCAGGAAGCGCGGTTCCGGTCGCTCGTTCACAACGCCTCGGATCTCGTGCTGGTCGTGGACGGTTCGGGCGTCATCTCGTACGTCAGCCCGTCCGGCGTGCGGATGTTCGGCGATCACCCCGCGCTCAGGATCGGCGCGCGGATTACCGACCTGTTTCCGCTGGAGGACGCGGCGCCGCTGGCCACGACGCCGGGCGGCATTCCCGCCGGGACCCTTCACGTGCTGACCCGGGTGGAGACGGCCTCGGGAGAGTGGCGCGACGTGGAAGTCATCTCGACCGACCAGCGCGAAGATCCGGCAGTGGCCGGAATGGTGTTCACGTGCCGCGACATCACCGAACGCCGGGCGCTCGAACGAAAACTGATGCACGCGCAGAAGCTCGATGCGGTCGGGCGGCTGGCAGGCGGTCTCGCGCACGATCTGAACAACGTGCTGGCCGCCATCAGAGGCTACGCCGAATTGCTGGCCGATGAACTGCCGGCCGGCACCAGTGCCGCCGCAGATCTGCGCAATATCCAGGAAGCCTCCGACAAGGCCTCCGGAATCACCAAGAAGTTGCTCGGCCTCAGCCGCAACCAGAGCGTGCAGCGAGGCACGCTCAATCTCAATGATGTTGTGCGCGGGCTGCAGCCCATCCTCCGCCAGTTGCTGACTGACCGCATCGAGGTCCGCCTGGAACTCGATCCGGACGCCGGGCTCGTCAAGGCAGACCTGGGCCAGATGGAGCAGGTACTGGTCAACCTCGCCACCAATGCGCGAGATGCGATGCCCGCTGGCGGACTCCTGCGCGTGCGGACGGCAAACGTCTCGATCGGAGACGACAGGGGCAAGACGTGCACGATCCCGCCCGGTGATTACGTGACCCTCGCCGTCACGGACGAGGGCGTCGGCATGTCGGCCGACGTTCAGGCACGAGTGTTTGAGCCGTTCTTCACGACCAGACCCGAGGAGCGAGGAATGGGACTGGGGCTGCCGATGGTCCGAGAGATCGTGGAGGAAACCGGCGGCTGCGTCACCGTCGAGAGTAAACCCGGACGCGGCAGCACGTTCACGGTGCTGTTGCCGCGGCTGGGGGACGCAACCAAGTCGTCTTCCAAGGTCCCGGCCGTCGAGGGCCAGACGACTCAGACCGGATTTGTGCTCCTGGTCGACGATGAAGAGTCCGTCCGGACGGTCGCGAGGAGGATTCTCCAGCGGCGCGGATATCGTGTCGTCGAAGCGCCGGGCGGCGTCGAGGCGCTCGCGATTGCCGAAGACATGTCCGTGCCCATCGATGTGCTGTTGACCGACATGGTGATGCCCGGAATGCACGGCCGGGACTTGATTGAACGCTTCAAAGCGATCCGTCCCGACGTGCCAGTGGTGTGTGTGTCCGGTTTTGCTGATGACAATGACGCTGCCGCCGACCTGGGTTCGTCTGTCATCGCGCTGGTGACCAAGCCGTTCTCGTCGGACACGCTGATGCGTGCCCTCTCGAAGATCGGGTCACGGTAA